A portion of the Thermus thermamylovorans genome contains these proteins:
- the frr gene encoding ribosome recycling factor — protein MTLKDLYAETRAHMQKSLEALEHNLAGLRTGRANPALLLHLKVEYYGAQVPLSQIATVTAPDARTLVVQSWDQSALKAIEKAIRDSDLGLNPANRGDALYINIPPLTEERRKELVKTARHMAEEGRVAIRNLRREALEKLRKLSKELHLSEDDTKRAEGEIQKITDEFIAKADGLLEKKEQEILG, from the coding sequence ATGACCCTGAAAGACCTCTACGCGGAAACCCGGGCCCACATGCAAAAGAGCCTGGAAGCCTTGGAGCACAACCTAGCGGGCCTGCGCACCGGGCGGGCCAACCCCGCCCTGCTCCTCCACCTGAAGGTGGAGTACTACGGCGCCCAGGTCCCCCTCTCCCAGATCGCCACCGTCACCGCCCCCGACGCCCGCACCCTGGTGGTGCAGTCCTGGGACCAAAGCGCCCTCAAGGCCATCGAGAAGGCCATCCGCGACTCTGACCTGGGGCTGAACCCAGCCAACCGGGGGGACGCCCTTTACATCAACATCCCCCCCCTCACCGAGGAAAGGCGCAAGGAGCTGGTGAAGACGGCCCGCCACATGGCCGAGGAGGGGCGCGTGGCTATCCGCAACCTCCGCCGCGAGGCCCTGGAAAAGCTCCGGAAACTCTCCAAGGAGCTACACCTCTCCGAGGATGACACCAAGCGGGCCGAGGGGGAGATCCAGAAGATCACCGACGAGTTCATCGCCAAGGCTGACGGGCTCTTGGAGAAAAAGGAGCAGGAGATCCTGGGCTAG
- the pyrH gene encoding UMP kinase: MKYQRVLLKLSGEFLTQNGFGIEPEATKALAREIRAAYETGVQLAIVIGAGNLWRGARQGVGMDRATADYIGMLATVMNALALQDALESLGIPTRVQTALTITQVAEPYIRRRALRHLEKGRIVIFGGGTGNPFFSTDTAAALRALEVGAEAVLMAKNKVDGVYSDDPRKNPNAVRFDELTYLEVLNRGLQVMDTTAITLCMEAGLPIVVFDIFKPGALVGIIQGEKVGTLIHA; the protein is encoded by the coding sequence ATGAAGTACCAACGGGTTCTCCTCAAGCTTTCCGGCGAGTTTCTGACGCAAAACGGCTTCGGAATTGAGCCCGAGGCCACCAAGGCCTTGGCTCGGGAGATCCGGGCCGCTTACGAGACGGGGGTGCAGCTGGCCATCGTCATCGGGGCAGGGAACCTCTGGCGGGGGGCCCGGCAGGGGGTAGGCATGGACCGGGCCACCGCCGACTACATCGGCATGCTGGCCACCGTCATGAACGCCCTGGCCCTGCAGGACGCCCTGGAATCCCTAGGCATCCCCACCCGGGTCCAGACCGCCCTCACCATCACCCAGGTGGCCGAGCCCTACATCCGCAGGCGGGCTCTGCGCCACCTGGAAAAGGGACGCATCGTCATCTTCGGCGGAGGCACGGGGAATCCCTTCTTCTCCACGGACACCGCCGCCGCCCTCCGCGCCCTGGAGGTGGGGGCCGAGGCCGTCCTCATGGCCAAGAACAAGGTGGACGGGGTTTACTCCGACGACCCCCGTAAGAACCCAAACGCGGTGCGCTTCGACGAGCTCACCTACCTGGAGGTGCTGAACCGCGGCCTCCAGGTCATGGACACCACCGCCATCACCCTGTGCATGGAGGCCGGGCTTCCCATCGTGGTCTTTGACATCTTCAAGCCGGGGGCCCTGGTGGGTATTATCCAGGGGGAAAAGGTGGGCACCCTGATCCACGCCTGA